Proteins encoded in a region of the Nitrospira sp. genome:
- a CDS encoding response regulator transcription factor has product MASFLKPTQPRSATIEDLTTRQHEILQLVAEGLSAKEIADQLKISHRTVEFHKTKIMEQLNVHTTTELVKYAMAHGLVTTA; this is encoded by the coding sequence ATGGCATCTTTCCTGAAACCGACACAGCCCCGTTCAGCCACGATTGAGGACTTGACGACAAGGCAGCACGAGATTCTGCAATTGGTCGCCGAAGGACTGTCCGCGAAAGAAATCGCCGACCAGCTGAAGATTTCTCACCGTACCGTTGAATTTCACAAGACTAAGATCATGGAACAACTCAACGTCCACACAACGACGGAGTTGGTCAAGTACGCCATGGCGCATGGCTTGGTCACAACAGCGTGA
- a CDS encoding YciI family protein: MKYLCLVYVEEKVLNAFPNHERLAISDEAMAYCDTLQKAGRLLAASPLHPVETATTVRVRAGKTSTTDGPFAETKEQLGGFLMIDVPDLNDAIRVAAHFPAARFGAVEVRPLKEHGCA, translated from the coding sequence ATGAAATATCTCTGCCTGGTTTACGTCGAAGAAAAAGTGCTGAATGCTTTTCCAAATCACGAGCGCCTCGCGATCTCCGATGAAGCGATGGCCTACTGTGACACATTGCAGAAAGCCGGCCGCTTGCTCGCCGCCTCCCCGCTCCATCCGGTGGAAACCGCGACCACGGTGCGGGTCCGAGCGGGCAAGACGTCGACCACCGATGGCCCATTCGCCGAGACCAAAGAGCAACTCGGTGGATTTCTCATGATCGACGTGCCGGACTTGAACGACGCCATCCGTGTGGCGGCTCATTTTCCGGCCGCCCGCTTCGGCGCGGTGGAAGTCCGCCCCTTAAAGGAGCACGGTTGCGCGTAA
- a CDS encoding type II toxin-antitoxin system ParD family antitoxin: protein MASIERMTITMPTDMAAVIKAAVDDGDYASTSEVVREALREWKQRRAFQSQEFAALKADIDKGLADIAAGRVRPFDKKRIIARGRKLSGKS from the coding sequence ATGGCTAGTATTGAACGCATGACTATCACCATGCCTACTGACATGGCGGCGGTCATCAAAGCGGCGGTTGATGACGGTGACTATGCCTCTACCAGCGAAGTTGTGCGCGAAGCCTTGCGCGAATGGAAACAACGCCGAGCATTTCAATCTCAGGAATTTGCGGCACTGAAAGCAGATATCGATAAGGGATTGGCTGACATTGCTGCTGGTCGGGTACGTCCGTTTGATAAAAAACGAATCATTGCTAGAGGGAGGAAGTTATCAGGCAAGTCTTGA
- a CDS encoding DUF2283 domain-containing protein, which yields MAIADIQEYLKLIPAVNRAPQHAVWLAYDAEADTLYVNYKKPSHATDSEMTDDDVIVRYEGDEIIGFTVLQASKRIKKTA from the coding sequence ATGGCCATAGCGGACATTCAGGAGTATCTGAAGCTCATTCCAGCCGTGAACCGGGCGCCGCAGCATGCCGTCTGGCTGGCGTATGATGCTGAGGCGGACACCCTGTACGTGAATTACAAGAAGCCCAGTCATGCGACCGATAGCGAAATGACCGACGACGATGTGATTGTCCGTTATGAAGGAGACGAAATCATCGGGTTTACCGTGTTACAGGCGAGCAAGCGCATCAAGAAAACAGCTTAG
- a CDS encoding histidine kinase, whose amino-acid sequence MTLNRLVRMAQRREMFGLKKDGSEFPAEASISKLSLGERTTFTVIVRDITDRLRTERQLRSLTTELMAAQEEERRRIARELHDDVNQRLALLAIEMTNMLSDPATLTIQAKETIQSLNQRLVRISDDVRRMAYQFHPSVLDDLGLTAALKHMADEWSEQTGIKTVIVQQEVTDTLPRDIASCLYRVAQESLTNIMKHARAARVGSN is encoded by the coding sequence ATGACACTGAATCGGCTCGTCCGGATGGCACAGCGACGTGAAATGTTCGGTCTGAAAAAGGATGGAAGTGAGTTTCCCGCGGAAGCGAGTATCTCCAAGCTGAGCCTTGGCGAGAGGACGACGTTTACAGTGATCGTGCGGGACATCACGGACCGATTGAGGACTGAACGGCAGCTCCGGTCGCTCACCACCGAACTGATGGCGGCGCAGGAAGAGGAACGTCGGCGCATCGCACGCGAACTTCACGACGACGTGAATCAGCGGCTGGCTCTGCTGGCAATCGAGATGACGAATATGTTGTCCGACCCAGCGACGCTGACCATCCAAGCTAAGGAGACGATCCAATCCCTCAATCAACGGTTGGTGAGGATTTCCGATGATGTCCGCCGCATGGCCTACCAATTTCATCCTTCCGTCCTGGACGACCTTGGTCTGACTGCGGCGCTCAAACACATGGCTGATGAATGGTCGGAGCAGACTGGGATTAAAACCGTCATCGTACAGCAAGAGGTAACCGATACTTTGCCGCGCGATATTGCCAGTTGTCTCTATCGAGTGGCGCAGGAGAGCCTGACCAACATCATGAAACATGCCCGCGCCGCACGCGTGGGCTCGAATTGA
- a CDS encoding efflux RND transporter periplasmic adaptor subunit codes for MVTWSGEPNHESSELGRIDLTCAVCAPAGHRPRVMEVRIVPERAGRLGQSAGADGVGHPCRRTSDRPPPDYHVDRHRAGLTFHHAEERTRRDGPGRPAHPGQIVEPGTLLVALDVSVEEAELKAQEAQAALAKTILNRRRSLNQELATTQEEVDRARADLDVARAQIARTKAIIAKKTIRAPFRARVGIADVHPGQYLEEGTLLTTLQGVGEAVHVDFTVAQQIAAGLQGGEAVEVLAAGDSPVVTAKIVALDARIDPTTRNAMIRARIEGTNNVPAPGASVRVRVPVGPQRTVVAIPVSALRKGPGGDQVFVILSDKDGRNRVHTRQVESGPMFGDEIVIHTGLAAGEQIAAVGSFKLRDGVLVAVAKAAENDSKEHHEAGKP; via the coding sequence TTGGTAACATGGTCCGGCGAGCCTAACCATGAATCGTCAGAATTGGGTCGGATCGATCTTACTTGTGCTGTTTGTGCTCCTGCTGGGCATCGGCCTCGCGTCATGGAAGTACGAATCGTTCCAGAGCGAGCAGGCCGCCTCGGCCAATCAGCCGGAGCCGATGGAGTCGGTCACCCTTGCCGTCGCACGAGCGATCGACCACCGCCAGACTACCACGTCGATCGGCACCGTGCTGGCCTTACGTTCCATCACGCTGAAGAACGAACTCGCCGGGACGGTCCGGGACGTCCGGCTCATCCCGGGCAGATCGTGGAACCGGGGACGTTACTGGTTGCGCTCGATGTGTCAGTGGAAGAAGCGGAGCTCAAGGCCCAAGAAGCCCAGGCCGCCCTGGCTAAAACAATCCTCAATCGCAGGCGAAGCCTGAATCAAGAGTTGGCGACCACGCAGGAAGAAGTGGATCGCGCCCGCGCCGACCTGGATGTGGCACGAGCTCAGATCGCCCGCACGAAGGCCATCATCGCCAAGAAGACGATCCGGGCCCCGTTCCGTGCGCGCGTCGGCATTGCCGATGTCCATCCAGGCCAGTATCTAGAGGAGGGGACGTTGCTCACAACGCTCCAGGGCGTCGGCGAAGCCGTGCATGTGGACTTCACAGTCGCGCAGCAGATCGCCGCCGGCTTGCAGGGCGGCGAAGCCGTCGAAGTGCTCGCGGCCGGTGATTCCCCGGTTGTCACGGCCAAGATCGTGGCTCTCGACGCCCGCATCGATCCGACGACCCGGAATGCCATGATACGTGCCAGAATCGAAGGCACCAACAATGTACCGGCACCCGGAGCTTCGGTCCGAGTCCGGGTCCCGGTCGGCCCTCAACGTACAGTCGTCGCGATACCAGTCAGCGCGCTCCGTAAGGGGCCGGGAGGCGACCAAGTATTCGTCATCCTGTCGGACAAAGATGGACGCAACCGAGTCCATACCCGACAGGTTGAAAGCGGCCCCATGTTCGGGGATGAGATCGTGATCCATACCGGCCTGGCGGCCGGCGAGCAGATCGCAGCGGTGGGCTCCTTTAAGCTCCGCGATGGGGTCCTCGTCGCGGTCGCGAAGGCCGCCGAGAATGACTCGAAAGAGCATCACGAGGCCGGAAAGCCTTGA
- a CDS encoding glutamine synthetase family protein → MNSKTAAELKSFLEIPYEEPEEMNLQAAERAGQTDAKDLEQEYTAWLKKEKHIKAVTLCFSDIEGRLHMLDYDKKFLLDSLANLTFDGSSIRGFTPQHESDLRLAVDWSSIRYFPADVIGAGKVIFFASVLNSDRTPYHSDFRGMLKSFTEHLKKKEGLTAYAACEIEGFLVEGPNAEQRYREQGLKLISTGGYYHSLPMDPLRQFIDKSAEAQRALGFKNEKDHPEVAPSQFEMNFSYADAVRAADQVQLYKLICRQVARSMGHTATFLPKPFVGINGSGMHTNFSLSKNGKNMFYDAKGKDGLSDLAWDFILKLLNHAPEICLVFNPSVNAYRRLDPHFEAPNQIKVSAIDRGSMIRIPMANEKTARIELRSVAPDANPYLVLYTMLKTGLEGERLEKEQTAGVRGGFLPGNINDAIALFNESKFIAEILGDDSKKKYASFKQLVADRSSKELGTIVKASEVLFHHEVTNQMLWNQF, encoded by the coding sequence ATGAATTCAAAGACAGCGGCCGAGCTGAAGAGTTTCCTCGAGATTCCGTATGAAGAGCCCGAAGAGATGAATCTCCAGGCGGCGGAGCGCGCCGGGCAGACCGACGCAAAAGATCTCGAGCAGGAATATACGGCTTGGTTAAAGAAAGAAAAGCACATCAAAGCCGTCACCTTGTGCTTCTCTGATATCGAGGGACGCCTCCACATGCTCGATTACGACAAGAAGTTTCTGCTGGACTCGTTGGCGAATCTGACGTTTGACGGGTCGTCGATCAGGGGATTCACGCCGCAACATGAGTCGGACCTGCGTCTTGCCGTCGACTGGTCGTCCATCCGCTACTTTCCCGCCGATGTGATCGGGGCGGGGAAGGTGATTTTCTTTGCGTCTGTTTTAAACAGCGATCGGACGCCATATCACAGCGACTTCCGGGGCATGCTGAAATCTTTCACGGAGCACCTCAAGAAGAAGGAAGGTCTGACGGCCTATGCCGCCTGTGAAATCGAAGGCTTTCTGGTGGAAGGGCCGAACGCCGAGCAACGGTACCGCGAACAGGGGCTGAAGCTCATCTCAACCGGCGGGTACTACCACTCACTCCCGATGGATCCGCTTCGCCAGTTCATCGACAAGTCGGCGGAAGCCCAGCGGGCGTTGGGCTTCAAGAACGAAAAGGATCATCCGGAGGTCGCACCCTCGCAGTTCGAAATGAACTTTTCCTATGCCGATGCGGTGCGTGCGGCCGATCAGGTGCAACTGTACAAGCTGATCTGCCGCCAAGTGGCCCGCTCCATGGGACACACCGCCACATTCCTACCGAAGCCGTTCGTCGGGATCAACGGTTCCGGTATGCACACCAATTTTTCCTTGAGCAAGAACGGCAAGAATATGTTCTACGATGCGAAGGGGAAAGACGGCCTCTCCGATCTGGCCTGGGACTTCATCCTCAAGCTTCTGAATCACGCGCCGGAGATCTGTCTTGTGTTCAATCCGTCGGTGAATGCGTATCGCCGCCTAGATCCTCATTTTGAGGCGCCGAACCAGATCAAGGTCTCGGCGATCGATCGTGGCTCTATGATCCGTATCCCGATGGCTAATGAAAAAACGGCGCGCATCGAATTGCGTTCGGTCGCTCCCGATGCGAACCCCTACCTCGTGCTGTACACCATGCTTAAGACCGGTCTGGAAGGGGAGCGCTTGGAAAAGGAACAGACAGCCGGCGTGCGCGGTGGATTCCTTCCGGGCAACATCAATGATGCGATTGCGCTGTTCAACGAGTCGAAATTTATCGCCGAAATCCTCGGCGACGACAGTAAGAAGAAGTATGCGAGCTTCAAGCAATTGGTAGCGGATCGATCTTCGAAAGAGCTTGGGACGATCGTGAAGGCTTCGGAAGTGCTTTTCCATCACGAAGTCACAAATCAGATGCTCTGGAATCAGTTCTAG
- a CDS encoding type II toxin-antitoxin system RelE/ParE family toxin, whose translation MTLHLTDAAEADLAEIWTYIATEANEITANRYFEWITKTIDVVRQSPLIGTTRDQLGTGLRVTFHHPYAIYYQVTQRRLIVVRVLHGARDAAAIAEQGGFVH comes from the coding sequence TTGACCCTCCATCTCACCGATGCAGCGGAAGCCGACCTTGCGGAAATCTGGACATACATTGCGACTGAAGCCAATGAAATCACTGCAAACCGTTATTTTGAATGGATTACCAAGACTATAGATGTGGTGCGGCAATCTCCGCTAATTGGCACGACCCGCGACCAACTCGGTACGGGCTTGCGTGTGACGTTTCACCATCCTTATGCCATTTACTACCAAGTGACTCAGCGCAGACTTATTGTTGTCCGGGTTCTTCATGGTGCGCGAGATGCTGCCGCCATCGCTGAGCAAGGTGGGTTTGTTCACTGA
- a CDS encoding PAS domain S-box protein, producing MGNRAITIVALWVLVWFAWKRRQAETALQKANEDLEQKVTERTQELATVNRSLVTQITERVQTEQALRLSQGRLADILDIAEDAIIVTADDRSITLFNQGAVKLFGYDPEEVLGNRIDLLLPERFRIDHPSYMNAFVHDTESARPDGTAT from the coding sequence ATGGGAAACCGGGCCATCACGATTGTGGCTTTGTGGGTCCTGGTCTGGTTTGCCTGGAAACGGCGCCAAGCGGAAACGGCACTGCAGAAGGCGAACGAAGATCTCGAACAAAAGGTCACAGAAAGGACTCAGGAACTCGCCACCGTGAATCGATCTTTGGTAACGCAAATCACGGAACGCGTTCAGACTGAACAGGCGCTGCGTCTCTCGCAGGGGCGGCTTGCCGACATCTTAGATATCGCCGAAGACGCCATCATCGTCACCGCGGACGATCGATCGATCACGCTCTTTAATCAAGGGGCGGTGAAACTATTCGGCTACGATCCGGAGGAAGTGCTCGGAAACCGGATCGACCTGCTGCTACCCGAACGGTTTCGGATTGATCATCCATCCTACATGAACGCGTTTGTCCATGACACTGAATCGGCTCGTCCGGATGGCACAGCGACGTGA
- a CDS encoding CBS domain-containing protein: protein MTPEIQSLSQEASLREAGLVMQKWKLGSLLLTDDQSYVGFITDSILARAVVANGVDANTTPAKACMRKPVVAIAGDRPIIEAVRLMKDQATRHVAVTQDGQIIGVISVSNILRYYSGVV from the coding sequence ATGACTCCCGAGATCCAGAGTCTCTCGCAAGAGGCAAGCCTGCGGGAGGCGGGGCTGGTGATGCAGAAATGGAAATTGGGCTCACTGCTTCTGACGGACGATCAATCGTACGTGGGGTTCATCACGGATTCGATTCTTGCGCGCGCAGTGGTCGCCAACGGCGTCGACGCGAATACCACGCCGGCCAAAGCCTGCATGCGCAAACCGGTGGTGGCCATTGCAGGCGATCGTCCGATTATCGAGGCCGTGCGGCTCATGAAGGACCAGGCCACCAGGCACGTCGCCGTCACGCAAGACGGACAGATTATCGGCGTCATCTCGGTCTCCAATATTCTGCGGTACTACTCGGGTGTCGTCTAA
- a CDS encoding class I SAM-dependent methyltransferase: MTRKSITRPESLEPILMPQDTTRTSFGDVFTKHPLLEIVVIPVNLLDRSETQASRTEKAMHHRLPRKLFSALLVVMLSLTGCIERAYQRMNDPSRDVWQKPQVVVEKLAIARGSRVADLGAGGGYFTWHLAKAVGPRGTVYAVDIEERAINMIFKEMVARGTPNVRPVLAEPHDPRLPEPVDLVFSCDTYHQINDRVAYFRSLASSLRPGGRVAILDFYPRGFVSGLFDHRVEKAEVRREMEDAGYLLVGDYDLIDRQHFQIFAKAES, encoded by the coding sequence ATGACTCGAAAGAGCATCACGAGGCCGGAAAGCCTTGAACCGATCCTGATGCCACAGGACACCACCCGAACATCGTTCGGCGACGTGTTCACCAAACATCCCCTGTTGGAGATCGTCGTCATCCCGGTCAACCTACTTGACCGATCCGAAACACAGGCCTCGAGAACGGAAAAAGCTATGCACCACAGGTTGCCACGCAAGTTGTTCAGCGCGTTATTGGTTGTCATGCTCTCTCTCACCGGTTGTATCGAGCGGGCCTATCAGCGCATGAACGATCCCTCGCGGGACGTCTGGCAGAAACCACAAGTCGTCGTTGAAAAGCTGGCCATCGCGCGGGGATCGCGCGTTGCAGACTTGGGTGCCGGCGGAGGGTACTTTACCTGGCATCTGGCCAAGGCGGTCGGGCCAAGAGGAACGGTCTATGCGGTTGATATCGAGGAGCGAGCCATTAACATGATCTTCAAGGAGATGGTCGCCCGAGGGACCCCGAATGTCCGACCGGTCCTGGCCGAGCCGCACGATCCAAGACTTCCAGAGCCCGTCGACCTGGTGTTCAGTTGCGATACCTACCACCAAATAAATGACCGCGTCGCCTATTTTCGGTCTCTTGCCTCATCGCTACGGCCCGGCGGTCGCGTCGCGATTCTCGATTTTTATCCTCGTGGATTCGTTTCCGGCCTATTCGATCACAGAGTCGAGAAAGCAGAGGTCCGGCGCGAAATGGAGGACGCCGGCTATCTCCTGGTAGGTGATTACGATCTCATCGATCGCCAGCACTTCCAGATTTTTGCGAAGGCGGAGAGTTGA
- a CDS encoding sigma factor, producing MSDDSLTQARERVEEVYRSESRQVLATLIRLLGDFDAAEEALHEAFVAATEQWPRDGVPVNPRAWLVSTGRFKAIDGMRRRARYDASLGSSPSRSKRRRAIRWSRRISTSRMIDYG from the coding sequence ATGAGCGACGACTCACTGACACAGGCGCGCGAGAGGGTGGAAGAAGTCTATCGTTCCGAGTCGCGCCAGGTGCTGGCCACGTTGATTCGTCTGCTTGGCGATTTCGACGCAGCCGAAGAAGCGTTGCACGAAGCGTTCGTAGCGGCGACGGAGCAATGGCCACGCGACGGCGTACCGGTCAATCCTCGCGCATGGCTTGTCTCCACCGGCCGCTTCAAAGCCATCGACGGCATGAGACGGCGTGCCCGATACGACGCGTCCTTGGGGAGTTCGCCAAGCAGATCGAAACGGCGACGAGCGATCCGGTGGAGCAGGAGGATCAGCACATCGAGGATGATCGATTACGGCTGA
- a CDS encoding TIR domain-containing protein yields MSVKGQFKYKAFISYSHAADGKLAPALQSALHHFGKAWYRLRAIRVFRDKTTLAMTTELWPSIERALSESEFFLLLASPQAADSQWVQQEVDWWLRNCAVNTLYIVMTEGAIFWDRTKGDFDWAKTTALPPNLRGQFKNEPLYIDLRWARSEEKLSLRHLQFRAAILDIASPLLGKSKDELDGEDVRQHRRTKQVSWAAAIAIVAFAVAAGWQAVVATRERVVATRERNEAQSQRAIADDQRRNAEARLGDAVDLAKTILGGIDQKLLPVAGAEPVRFELLQATSNLLDRLQAGAENNAVLRARMEGHGRQGYLAESGDLSLAAREYEEYAQLAEKLRIAQGDATETGRDVAAAYRNLGNVQLQQGHTAKARQSLDKAVSLGQGLASQSVGASQYTYELAQSYRGLGDVARLEEDFAAAREAYMRLVKLSEELVKTDASSIPYRWQSALAYTGLADLEMDAGNPTGAKKPLKNSRRILESLRAGAGRDQRLDFALAMAYCKSAEAAKATGADVEAHRWYEPCLEHSTALRNSNPDNAQYRQVLAGAYVGHGDLLARTGEPGQARDAFVSAIAMLDAVIARDPSNAVCRWQLAGVHQRLAAFSQQLGNWKEARAELEHSLKLKKQLVDSDPDNMRWQRDLLKSYADILRLSDHPQAGIPIQEHLQAAKTVLAHLRRDPRSARHSAVLETAALLKQFLYRERYVQVSLFNFLGKTLIVNTPVFLSLPRNYVMSPIGLGDAIDGFLWGVKDDLDIVRKTGDFTRIKHGVFHTRISMNVGYFDGRFSAEDELQAQMAAMNATNVNVVKEVIATYPTLTVTADAFGKRISMFYLALGIDSNTALINYRHPPVRTPLDDEVWREFRNGFSMDIVNRWDRGQNAFDIITNALARLAVVPSYVSQFMFQTTLGPETSKTRPFVRQSCELKVREGKLAGLRTEIDSSNKLIRHAKNEVRINTYSGGVFDQGKVTYEVNPTGRVIVSKGAPEIASEIQEPLVISGADELLSMMGFPFAARIPMHEFLARLFSFYDLRFMGETEGRLVLEGKIKMAKAKRVLNNLEFNDDLAVVALNRIAALKVLVSKKDYRLERMEVTGKQDNLPFQTQLHLLGFEPE; encoded by the coding sequence ATGAGCGTAAAAGGTCAGTTCAAATATAAAGCCTTCATATCATATAGCCACGCCGCGGATGGGAAACTGGCGCCGGCGCTGCAATCGGCACTCCATCATTTTGGCAAGGCTTGGTACCGCCTTCGTGCGATACGGGTCTTTCGGGATAAGACCACACTTGCCATGACCACTGAGCTGTGGCCATCGATCGAAAGAGCTCTCAGCGAGTCCGAGTTTTTTCTCTTGCTCGCCTCGCCCCAAGCGGCGGACTCACAATGGGTTCAGCAGGAAGTTGATTGGTGGCTGCGGAATTGTGCTGTTAACACGCTCTATATTGTGATGACTGAAGGAGCCATATTCTGGGACCGGACTAAAGGCGATTTCGATTGGGCCAAAACCACAGCGCTCCCGCCTAACCTGCGAGGCCAGTTTAAGAACGAACCACTTTATATCGATCTGCGGTGGGCTCGTTCGGAAGAGAAGCTCTCGCTACGGCATTTGCAGTTTCGAGCCGCAATACTGGACATCGCCTCGCCACTTCTCGGCAAATCTAAGGATGAACTGGATGGAGAAGATGTGCGCCAGCACCGCAGGACTAAGCAAGTGTCCTGGGCGGCTGCGATTGCGATAGTCGCATTTGCGGTGGCGGCTGGCTGGCAAGCCGTTGTGGCAACAAGAGAACGAGTCGTGGCAACGAGGGAACGAAATGAAGCACAGTCGCAGAGGGCTATTGCCGATGATCAACGGCGGAATGCGGAAGCGCGCCTGGGCGATGCCGTTGATCTTGCCAAGACGATTCTCGGCGGAATCGACCAGAAGCTCCTTCCCGTGGCGGGTGCCGAACCCGTCCGCTTCGAACTGCTTCAGGCCACCTCGAACCTTCTCGACCGCCTCCAGGCCGGAGCGGAGAATAACGCAGTTCTGCGGGCGCGAATGGAAGGACACGGACGGCAAGGCTACCTCGCCGAGTCAGGCGACCTCTCCCTCGCGGCGCGCGAGTATGAAGAGTACGCGCAACTCGCAGAAAAGCTGCGGATTGCGCAGGGCGATGCTACTGAGACGGGACGCGACGTGGCCGCCGCATACAGGAATCTCGGCAACGTCCAGTTGCAACAGGGACACACCGCCAAAGCGCGGCAGTCGCTGGATAAAGCGGTAAGCCTTGGACAGGGATTGGCATCGCAGTCCGTCGGCGCGTCACAGTATACGTATGAGCTGGCGCAAAGCTATCGAGGACTGGGAGACGTCGCCCGACTCGAGGAAGACTTTGCTGCCGCCAGGGAAGCATATATGAGACTGGTGAAGCTCAGCGAGGAATTGGTAAAGACCGATGCATCGAGTATCCCATACCGATGGCAGAGTGCACTAGCGTATACCGGCCTGGCGGACTTGGAAATGGATGCGGGGAATCCTACTGGCGCCAAGAAGCCGTTGAAAAACTCACGCCGGATCCTGGAGTCCCTGCGTGCCGGAGCGGGCCGCGACCAACGACTTGATTTTGCTCTAGCGATGGCATATTGCAAATCCGCTGAGGCCGCCAAGGCTACTGGCGCCGACGTTGAAGCGCATAGATGGTACGAACCATGCTTAGAGCACAGTACTGCTCTGCGGAATTCAAACCCCGACAACGCGCAATACCGACAGGTACTCGCCGGCGCCTATGTCGGGCACGGCGATCTGCTGGCGAGAACCGGTGAGCCCGGCCAAGCTCGGGACGCATTCGTTTCCGCCATCGCTATGCTGGACGCCGTGATCGCGCGCGATCCGTCCAATGCCGTTTGCCGTTGGCAATTGGCCGGCGTGCATCAACGGCTCGCCGCCTTCTCGCAACAGCTGGGGAATTGGAAAGAAGCGCGCGCCGAACTCGAGCACAGCCTGAAACTCAAGAAGCAGTTGGTGGACTCGGATCCCGACAATATGCGATGGCAACGCGACCTTCTCAAGTCTTACGCGGACATACTCCGTCTATCCGATCATCCGCAGGCCGGCATCCCCATCCAGGAGCACCTGCAAGCGGCCAAGACGGTCCTCGCGCATCTACGCCGGGACCCTCGCTCTGCGCGCCACTCCGCAGTGCTCGAAACGGCGGCATTGCTAAAGCAGTTCCTCTACCGGGAGCGCTATGTGCAGGTCTCGCTGTTTAACTTTCTTGGCAAAACCCTAATCGTCAATACGCCCGTTTTCCTGAGTCTACCGCGGAATTATGTGATGAGCCCCATTGGACTAGGTGACGCTATTGATGGATTTCTCTGGGGCGTCAAAGACGATCTGGACATCGTGCGTAAGACTGGTGACTTCACACGAATTAAGCACGGTGTCTTTCATACCAGGATAAGTATGAACGTCGGTTACTTCGATGGCAGATTCTCGGCGGAAGATGAGCTTCAAGCCCAAATGGCTGCAATGAACGCGACAAACGTCAATGTGGTCAAGGAGGTGATTGCGACCTACCCTACTCTGACGGTTACCGCCGATGCTTTTGGTAAGCGCATTTCCATGTTCTATCTCGCGTTAGGAATCGACAGTAATACGGCGCTTATCAACTATCGTCATCCACCGGTCCGAACACCTCTCGATGACGAGGTGTGGCGGGAATTTCGAAACGGATTTTCGATGGACATCGTTAACCGCTGGGATCGAGGCCAAAACGCATTCGATATCATCACAAACGCCCTGGCTCGCCTTGCAGTTGTTCCCTCGTACGTATCGCAGTTCATGTTTCAGACGACACTTGGTCCTGAGACGTCCAAGACTCGGCCTTTCGTCAGGCAATCGTGCGAGCTTAAAGTGCGAGAGGGAAAGCTCGCGGGGCTCCGGACGGAGATCGATTCCTCGAACAAACTGATCCGACACGCCAAAAACGAAGTGCGGATCAACACTTACTCGGGAGGCGTTTTTGATCAAGGTAAGGTCACATACGAGGTAAATCCGACGGGTCGGGTAATTGTCTCGAAAGGAGCGCCAGAGATCGCTAGTGAAATACAAGAACCATTAGTAATTTCGGGAGCGGATGAGCTGCTATCTATGATGGGATTCCCATTCGCCGCACGCATTCCTATGCATGAGTTTCTGGCGCGGCTGTTCTCGTTTTATGATCTGCGGTTCATGGGCGAAACCGAGGGGCGACTGGTCCTCGAAGGAAAGATCAAGATGGCGAAAGCGAAGCGCGTTTTGAACAACCTCGAATTTAATGATGATCTGGCAGTAGTCGCCCTCAATCGGATTGCAGCGCTTAAGGTTTTGGTCAGTAAGAAGGACTATCGCCTCGAGCGTATGGAAGTAACTGGTAAGCAGGATAATTTGCCCTTCCAAACGCAACTGCATCTGTTAGGCTTTGAGCCGGAATAG